ATTTGTCCCGAAAAACAAAAGCAGTCATGAATACACACCAACACCTCAAACGATCTTATCGTTTCTTATGGATGTCCATCGCCATCCTGGTCCTTTCCGGAACCCCGGCAATCGCCCAGGAATTCAGCCTCAAAAACGGGACAGATGACGTGCTCGTTACCGGGACATCCACCCTGCACGACTGGGAGATTACCGTTGAGGAGAAATCCGGGACCCTGGCCCTGGATACTTCCGGCGAGTTACCGGCCCTGCAGCGCCTGAATCTGCAGATTGTGGCCGAAAGCCTCAAGAGCGGAAAGGGAAGTATGGACAAAAACACCTATAACGCCCTGAATACGGACGACCACAAGGACATCCGCTTCCGGATGAAGGAAGTTCGCTCCCTGGAACCCGTACAGTCTCCCGGAAAGCAGTACAAAGCTGTGCTGGGGGGGACACTGACGGTAGCAGGGCAGGCGCGGGAGATTGACCTGGA
This genomic window from Robiginitalea biformata HTCC2501 contains:
- a CDS encoding YceI family protein, whose product is MNTHQHLKRSYRFLWMSIAILVLSGTPAIAQEFSLKNGTDDVLVTGTSTLHDWEITVEEKSGTLALDTSGELPALQRLNLQIVAESLKSGKGSMDKNTYNALNTDDHKDIRFRMKEVRSLEPVQSPGKQYKAVLGGTLTVAGQAREIDLECVLTIETGRVLLKGSEPLRMTDYGIEPPKALLGTIKTGDEIEIHFNTVWTR